One genomic region from Argentina anserina chromosome 2, drPotAnse1.1, whole genome shotgun sequence encodes:
- the LOC126785222 gene encoding serine carboxypeptidase-like 18, translating to MLKQVLVLVVFLNVVSSSSIINTLPGFSGDLPFKLETGYVGVGDLDNVQLFYYFIESEGHPEYDPLVLWLTGGPGCSGFSALVYENIGPLSFDANSTGHKPQLKMNPFSWTKVANIIFLDAPVGTGYSYAKTWEGYSNMSDTISSAETYEFIRKWLINHPKFIENPLYVAGDSYSGIIVPIVVQEITDGNDEGLHPTMNIQGYVLGNPGTNLTSDLNYRIPFAFRKALISDELYESMKTNCNGEYVDVDPTNALCVDDLDQYNECVADIHNPQILEPACTLGSEWESDDVSKDSTNLISLPSLSRPWCRSYIYRFSGIWANDKTVQDALHVREGTIKDWPRCNGSLQDSYIYDVSSSLVYHQNLIKKGYRVLVYSGDHDMVIPYLGTVAWIESLNLTVDSRWKPWFVNGQIAGYRVQYTYEKYQLTFATIKGGGHTAPEYRPEESLAMISRWFAFYPL from the exons ATGTTGAAACAAGTACTTGTTCTGGTGGTTTTCCTAAATGTTGTTTCATCTTCTTCCATCATCAACACTCTACCAGGCTTCTCCGGCGACCTCCCCTTCAAACTTGAAACCGG GTATGTTGGAGTTGGTGACTTGGATAATGTGCAGTTATTCTATTACTTCATTGAATCCGAGGGTCACCCAGAGTATGACCCTCTTGTGCTTTGGCTCACTGGGGGTCCTGGTTGTTCTGGGTTCTCTGCTCTTGTCTATGAAAATATAG GTCCACTATCATTTGATGCAAATTCCACGGGTCACAAGCCACAGTTGAAGATGAACCCATTCTCATGGACAAAG GTCGCCAACATTATATTCTTAGATGCACCTGTGGGCACTGGTTACTCATATGCAAAAACTTGGGAAGGATACAGCAACATGAGTGATACAATATCAAGTGCAGAGACTTATGAATTTATCAGGAAG TGGCTAATAAATCACCCCAAGTTCATCGAAAATCCACTCTATGTTGCTGGAGATTCTTATTCCGGCATTATAGTTCCTATTGTTGTTCAGGAAATAACAGATG GTAATGACGAAGGACTTCATCCAACAATGAATATCCAA GGATATGTGCTGGGTAATCCAGGAACAAACTTAACTTCCGACCTGAACTATAGAATTCCATTTGCTTTCAGAAAAGCGCTCATATCAGATGAACTATACGAG TCAATGAAAACAAATTGTAATGGCGAGTATGTCGATGTGGATCCAACTAATGCATTATGTGTAGATGATCTAGATCAATACAATGAG TGTGTCGCAGACATACACAATCCCCAGATATTAGAACCTGCTTGTACTTTAGGGTCCGAGTGGGAATCAGACGATGTCAGTAAAGACTCCACGAATCTTATTTCTCTTCCTTCTCTTTCTAGACCCTGGTGTCGA AGCTACATTTATCGTTTCTCTGGTATTTGGGCAAATGATAAAACTGTTCAAGATGCTCTTCATGTTCGGGAG GGAACCATCAAGGACTGGCCGAGATGCAATGGGAGCTTACaagattcatatatatatgatgtctCTTCTAGTCTGGTTTATCATCAGAACCTCATAAAAAAAGGCTACAGAGTTCTGGTGTACAG TGGTGATCATGACATGGTGATTCCATATTTGGGTACTGTTGCTTGGATAGAATCTCTGAACTTGACAGTTGATAGTCGTTGGAAACCTTGGTTTGTGAATGGACAAATTGCAGG ATACAGAGTGCAGTATACATATGAAAAGTACCAATTAACATTTGCAACTATAAAG GGAGGGGGTCATACAGCTCCAGAGTACAGACCTGAAGAAAGTCTTGCAATGATAAGTAGGTGGTTCGCATTCTACCCTTTGTAG